The following DNA comes from Vanessa tameamea isolate UH-Manoa-2023 chromosome 23, ilVanTame1 primary haplotype, whole genome shotgun sequence.
AAAAGAAAGTTATTGCGATAAACTTTTGGGTACTGCGCGTAAAGACGTTGTTTATCTTAGTGGTATCGGTGGCAATGATCTGCTATGTACTACACAAATTCTAAGTAAGGTTGAAATCGGTGATCGCCTTATTAGTTTACTCTTTCACGTAGTACCGGATTGCAACATATCAGATCCTATTATAATTGGCAGAGATATTTTTGATTTAGGGTTATGTGTTAAAATTGACAATGATAATCTTGTTATATATGCCAAAGAACAAtcaaatttttgtaataaatcggATCCTTTAGATTTATATCAAATTGATACAGATTTACAAGGGTGTGATAAGGATATGttgatttcaattttaagaaaatattctgATAGTTTTATCGAAGGTACACCGACTAAACGAGTTAAGACAGGAGTATTTGAGATAATTTTGGTAGACCCTCAAAAAGTAGTGTATAGACGTCCTAACAAACGCGCACCTATagagaaacaaataattaaggAACAAGTCCAAAAATTGTTAGATGCTGGAGTTATCCAAGAGAGTTCCTCTCCTTTTGCAAGCCCGATTGTCCTCGTTAAAAAGAAGGACAATTCGTATAGGCTTTGTGTAGATTATAGGGAGTTAAACTCTAATACTGTACCGGAACGTTACCCTTTGCCCCGCATTGACGAACAAATCGACCAGCTTGGTGGGGCCAACTTCTTTTCTTCTTTGGACATGGCTGCTGGCTTTCACCAGATCCCTGTCCATCCCAACTCAATTCAGAAAACAGCCTTTGTCACAAATGAGGGCCAGTACGAATACCTCGCCATGCCATTTGGGTTGCGTAACGCGCCTTCGGTGTTTCAGAGATGTATCACAAAAGCATTCAGCCATCTTAAAGAAAAACCTTTGATATATATGGATGACGTGTTGGCCTATTCAGTGGACATTTCTGAAGGTTTGCAGCGCCTTGATGAACTATTGGCTGCACTATCAGAATCTGGATTTTCAATTAACCTAAAGAAGTGTAAGTTTATGAAACAAAAGATAGACTACTTAGGATATTCTATTCAGTCTGGTGAAGTTAGGCCCAACTCACGAAAAATCCAAGCGTTGATAGATGCCCCAGAGCCCAAGTCAGCTACAAATGTTCGACAATTCCTCGGATTGGCATCTTATTTCCGAAAATTCATCCCCAATTTTACCCATATAGTTGGTCCCCTCTACCCACTTACGAAACTCAAAGGACGTATTAGCTGGACTCCAGAACATGAAAGGATACGTAAACAGTTAATAGACATTCTTACATCCGAACCCGTACTTACCATATTTGACCCAGACCTCCCTGTAGAGCTGCATACTGACGCTAGCTCCGATGGGTATGGAGCGATCCTCTTGCAAAAGAAAAACAACCTTCCCCACGTAGTAGAATATTTTAGCCGTCGGACGTCGGATGCGGAGTCACGCTATCACTCTTACGAGCTAGAAACTTTAGCAGTAGTAAGAGCAATAGAGCACTTCCGACATTACCTGTATGGCAGGAATTTTGTGGTTGTTACCGACTGCAATTCATTAAAAGCGTCAAAGTCTAAGAAGGACTTAACTCCTCGCGTATATCGATGGTGGGCATATTTGCAAGCCTACGATTTCGATATCGTGTATCGTGAAGGCAGTAGGATGGAACACGCTGACTTTTTGTCTCGAAACCCTTTACCGAATCCAGATTCAGACAATACCACAGAACCCGTAAAATCTCAAATTCAATCTGTTCATTTTATCGAACTCCACCACGGCTGGCTATCTGTTGAACAGAAACGAGATGCCGAAATCCAAGACCTTATTTCGAAATACCATAACAATGGTTTTCCTGAGACTGTAGCTCAAACTTACGATGTTAGAGAAGGCATCCTCTACCGGAAAATTGTTCGGAATAAAGTAGTGTCCTGGCTGCCAGTAGTTCCACGATCTCTTATCTGGACCCTTATAAATCATGTTCATACTGAATTACAACATCTAGGTAAAGACAAAACGCTTGACAAGCTTTATGAGAAATATTGGTTCCCGGACATGTCTAAATGTGTCCGAAAATACATAGACTCGTGCATCATTTGTAAGGCATCCAAGGGCCCATCCGGACCTCAAGCCGTTCAGCTTCACCCGATTCCAAAGGTACCTGTACCTTGGCATACGATTCATATTGACTTCACGGGAAAGCTGAGCGGAAAGAGTGATCGGAAGGAGTATTGCTCAGTAATCATAGACGCTTTCACAAAGTTCGTTTTACTAGAACATACCTTGTCTCTTGATGCGAAGAGTGCGATTAATGCACTGCAAAAAGCAGTTAATCTTTTTGGAGCACCAAAAAGAATTATTGCAGACCAAGGTCGTTGCTACATCAGTTCTGACTTTAAGTCATTCTGCGATGAGCATAAAATAGAACTTCACTTTATAGCGACGGGTTCCAGTAGAGCAAATGGTCAAGTTGAGCGAGTAATGCGTACTCTCAAGAGCATTTTAACTATAGTAGAAAACGACCCTAACAAAACGTGGCGTGACGAACTAGGAAATATTCAACTTGCCCTAAATAGTACCAAGTCCGCTGTTACTAAATATTCACCATCAGAGCTTATGTTCGGGATTAATTCCGATTCTTTAGGTATGGCCAAAATAAACTGTATCGATAACAATAATGCGGTTCGCTCGGATGTCGATTCGATTAGGGAGGATGCTTCGATAAATATTCAGAAAGCTGCTGAATCTGAAACTGTTAGATTTAACCTCGGTCGCGcaaaaattaaaccattttCTAAAGGTGATCACGTGTTCATTAAAAACAACGAAcgcaataaaactaaattggaTAGGAAATTCAGGGGTCCTTTCGTAATTAcagaagttttaaataatgatcgTTACGAACTTAAAAGCATAGCAGGTAGTTCCAATCGTGTTCTTAAATACTCTCACGAGAATTTGCGCACAGTGCCCCAGGGACATATCGGATTACTAGAAATCGCGACTAGTCTTTTGAATGAGGATGAGGCCGAGACGGCGTCGGATACTGAAGACAATATATTGGGCTTTAACAATGAGAACGAGTCATTAGACCGTCTAGACACCTTGACCGTATGCTCTGATACCGCTTCCGCGGACTCACGTACTATGTCAGCCAACTCAGACACAATGAGTGCTCATTCAGACCCCGAAACGTGGGACGTTATTCACGAAGTTGAAATACATTGAAACAAGACAATTCACCATCATAGGTAGGTATTTGTCTACTTACTATACTTACTGCCAGGTATTGAATGTGTAATGTATGTCgtgaatattttgaatgtttagAAATTTGTTTGATTAGATGATGCACTTCTTAGTCCCAGAGAGTAGACGAAATTTGTCGTCCGAGCCTCACCCATGCAGAGGGTCAGCTTGTCATGTGATGAACCTAGCATCATCTGACGAAAATTGTCGTCCGAGTCGGGTCCATTACGAGGGCTGACTTGTCCTGTATGATTGCTAGTTATAAGTGAGACGAAACGTGTCGTCCGGGCCAAATTCTGCCAAGGATTGGCTTGTCTGGCTATTCGTAAAGACGAAAGGTGTCGTCCGAGTCATATCCTGCCAAGGATTGGCTTGTCTGGCTATTCGTAAAGACGAAAGATGTCGTCCAGGTCATATCTTGGATGGGATAGACCTGTCAGGATGTTTAAATATGTGAAGTGTGGTGTCAGAGACAAATTTTAGatagaacattaaaatttagGTTCATATTTCTAGACGATTGGTTTATCTGTGGTGCTGAGTAGTTGATAAATAGCATTAAGTCAGGATGAACGAGCAGATTACGCAGTTAACTTAATTTGTTTCAGGTTAAACGCCCGTGGACGGTCGAATGTCAGTCTGGCCGTGACGGCGTTTCCGGCCTATATCAGGTTGACAAGCTGTCAACCTAGCGAAGCGTCATAGTGAATGGTGAGGCGAGCAGCCATTTTGAACGACACGATCGAACGAGAGGGCGCCCGTTTACCACACTTATGACGAATCGCTGTGATTGCCGCCATATTGCCGTTTTGTTCAAACTATCTTAGTTGATTTTTGTATGAAAGTGCTGTGTATTCGAACTATTCCTGTGACTACAgtgattattaaattgtaattaacatCTTGGACTGGATCGTTTATTTTACCACGCCCATCTACCCGATCTAAATAAAATGAGTTCTTGTGACGGCCCTTCTGCCATTTCATGTATTTATGAAATTCCAATGGAAAATATTGCAAAGTTTCAATAAAGGTTTTTGaattttctcttttttaattaagtataagcTGCTATTAAgtattgtcaaatatatttgcTATGACAGAAAACATCGAATTTTATCAAAACCAAATAGCTTTGGCTAGAAcggaaataaaaaacttaaggTTAATAATAATCGACTAATGTTAATAAAGCGTTTGTTTGTTATAGACCATtagctttaataatattttcaattgcagGCAGCGTATATCTGCGCTTAAACATGAgcatttaaaagaaatacataatattaaatcgaCGCTTAGTAATCTTCGCTGTTCTAACTGCGCTGCTGAAGGTATgttacatatatctatataaactGGGACTgcattatataatgtaattttaatattatatagtagcggatattctaataaatcaataacattaagtttacttatttaatagaGTGAAGCAATCGTTTAaacaaattcataattaaaattaggtaTCACAATTTTCTTGTTACTTGGTTAGTAtcaaacagcctgtaaattgctGTGGGTAGAATTCCCTTGACAGACTTGAAGATTGGCCCACAATACTAATCCATGCCATGTTGGTTTGTAAAAATTTGGCAGAAActgacatatgcaggttttataatgttttcatttactGCCAAAATGCATAAACATgagatgaatgataaaaaacatGTAAACTTATTGGTACTTGCTCGGACTTGCATCTACAAATTCGATAAAATTCATAGGTTTTGCCATTAGGTCACCTCagctctatatatatttaaaataagaaccaGTACAGTGTGTACGGTATAcccttcaaattaaatttattccaatTCTTAAATATGACTTTTATTACAGCCACTTCATTGGTTAGTATTCCTGATACTGATCAGGCTTCAGTATCTCAGACTCAGTCAAATGAGATATTGTTTCGACCTATAGGACACATTGAGACATCATTTGCTAATAAAAGAGCAGTGCCAAGGCAACCATCTGTTTTGACAAATTCAAAGGGAGTTATTGTGATTGATACAAATGTGTTCAATAACCCCAATCACGCAACAACTGGTTTGGAAGAATTTTCTCATTTATGGTTTGTATTggagtattttatttcatagaatTTTTCAAAGAAACTTATAtggaaataatattcattttaaagttacagtttaatttagtattattattattattatataaatttttttcagGATTATATTTCACTTCCATATTCATGACAACGTCACTGTACAGTCAAAGGTGTCACCCCCTCGTCTTGGTGGGAAGAAATGTGGTGTATTGGCTAGTAGGTCTCCGCATAGGCCTTGCCCTATTGGACTTTCTCTTGTCAGATTGTGTCACATTGAAggtattacttaattaatataaaattttatgttattatttttgtaacaagtACAAAGTATGAAACTGTTTTGTCAAATAAACTATATTCTCACTGTGTACTTTCATACAGCATAAATATAACCCTTTTAcatgtaattataatgtatctGTTTACTTATGCATATGTGTAAGGATGCATTGGTAGTAATCATATATTACTCTGACGTAAATTGTGCATGTAATTTGTATCACACAAGGCCATCAACATTCAACAATGTAATGAcaatttcatacatattatatatactttatactcTAAAACTATTCTTATGTTAATTTCAGAGTGAAACAAAAaagtcattttatttcaatgaaagttattttattatttaatttacattgcaCCGGTGGAGAGTGATGGGTCCCAAGATGtctcttttttatgttttacttttttaagttatcaGTAGTATTTAATGTTTATCAAGTCAATTTTGTCATTCTTCCtcaaaattagaataataataataacattggaGAATTGTGACGataatacctaataaaatatattttattacaggaaataaaatattcttcaatgGAGTAGATATGGTTAATGGTACACCAGTACTTGATATTAAGCCTTTCATACCCCAATATGATTATCCTCCAGCAAATGGGGATTCCCCGATTTTAACTTCATTAGTTAGACCGCCAACTGAGGGAACCAATGATGCAACAGAAACCATGGTTAATTTGCATGTAGATGATGATTCTTACTCAGTTAGGAGGTTAGTATCTTTGATTATATCCATTAAATAGCTGTTGCCTTGaaattggttataaataatttaacagacttgtttaaaatattatgttaatttaagacctctttgtaaaCCACATTTGTGGTTCAACGTTCGTGGGCTAGATCCACCAGACTGCTCGTAAAGCTCACTCTCGAACTTGCCTTTCAGAACTTATCGAAAACAGTCTGCTCTTAGGactactccggccattttaaagatttgaccTTGTGAggctagaatatccagaaacgcttaaaaacgtatctacttatttttaatcagtattccaaaaataaagtttcatgattctaacttaaaaaatggcggacttccatacaaacgttcaaccccaaAATACCTTCCTTAGTGGGTCtagtctactcaataaaacgatcctcaccaaatttcaaggccgtAACTTTAacagtttacgctcggcgatgatgaatcagtcagtcaggacttgttattttatatatatgatatataaaacacTGTTAAACCAAcctaatcaataaatttaattggctGATGGTAGGAGTATGCCCAATTAATTAATGTCTATAGGATTAAAGTTGCTGGGAGCTTTAAGTATTACATTGATCCATAAATGGGCGAAGAACAGAAAAGTCGAGCGTActcctttgttttatattaccgAAAGCTCTTAATACTGAGTGGAGAATTTTACGTAAAAACTTATGGAAGACTGTAAATTAAGGCTCACACGCACAAAGGGGAGAGGGTTATgagttgttaaaaaatatggGAGTGATGTCCCACaggtcctaatctccgatgtatGTAAACACACCACGAGCTAAAATAGATTAAATCGCTTAAATTAGGccatcttttaaaaaaaaagatttggtTTGGAACGCGCGATTATGCACATCGAACGAAAAGAGGTTCTCTAGTTTTTATTCGTGATTAGGTCAAAATACGTtatcataccaaatttaaatttggtatgataTCGGCGGCGGCAAGATTATCGGCGGTATGCGCTTTTCGGATTTTAtccattatttaatgtaaattacatGCATGACATACATCTTGATATGCCATTTCgcttactatttatttactttatttacctAAGAGGAAGCAGTACCACCGATATGCCGACATACATAGATTACTTCAAATAGATATCACAAAAgcggaaaatataaaaatataatttattttaaccagTACTatcaaaaatactatttttgcCGAATTGCTCAGTGCAGAAGGTTGTGTTGGCGatgtaaattactttttataatttaagcgaTTTAAAGCGTTAATGTTTCTGGTGGGTAACACattccatcaggtgacccaatGGCCAATTCGAAAACCTTTGGTAaactaatgtaaaaaaactattGTATTTGTAGTAcctattcaatattttgttattttagtttattttttttatgatactagCTTCCGTCCGCTACTACGTCCGCTTTTGAGAAGCATTTTGTTAAGTACCTTATGTGTGTTAAGTCAGGGTGAGCTGACTGTTCGAAATTTGATCCAAATCCGAGTAACAATATAATCCGTCCATGAACCGTCACTAActtttcgtttataatattattattaatcatattttgttttatttccatttaattttatttcttactaaGCTAAGTACACATAAGTCaatcttaaaaatgtttattatgctATTAGTTTATTGTTATCGTGTCGTGTGGATATTTTGTTGGAgactcataaaataaaacaatttatttgatatatctaaaaaatgagtatttatggtataacaatatatttttaaataattgtatacataaaGCTATGCGTAGACATCATACTCAAAATGGCACTAACATATTTaagaagaataatattttttttataagtaactaaGTCAATCttttctgtataaaataatgttctattaatataatgtatataatatatgtataatatgtccCAACAGTCCTAgtagatagatatatttttttataatattttattcattaaaattatatttgttttttcagTGTAAGTCCTCGTCTAGTTCAACCGATTGGTATTGATACATCGAGTCCACTTCCTCGCTCGCCGTTCGGTGATATTCCTTCCCCAGTACACGAACCTGCAACTCTTATATCCCCATCACCAGAATCACCAACAAACGAAGACTTACTGGATGGTCCAACGAGGTCTCCAATTCGAAGAGTTGAAACTGAACGTGGCTCTCCAGATGGTCAAGAAAGGTTCACTCCGCCACAATCTGCTACTTCACTAAATGTTAACCAAGATGGTATTCGGGTTGCATCCTGGGTGATTTCTCCACCTTCACAGCGGTTCCAAGTAGTGTTTACGGAGGATGCTCTCCAAAGATTGAACGATCTTATTGGTGACAGAGCTCAAGCATTTAAATCAAACATTGAAAATCTCTTAGCAGAAGATCCGAGATCTGTTTATGTCAGAACCAGATATCCCGAACACGAATATAGCTGTGTCTTAGAAGATTTATCAATTAGTTGCGTATTTAACGATAACTCAGCGATGTGCACTATTATAGCACTGAGAAGTGCTGAAGAATtacaaaattgattataaatgtGTAATCAAACAATAAATGCTTTTTAGTctatataatttcttttatttatgaaacttaTTTGCAACATTATGTAActatgtaaaacaaattataagctacattttaaaaaataataattgcctaCCGGAACCAAAGTCGCCAACAGTTTCTAATAAAGACAATTCAATAAATCGAATTTTTTTGCCATGaaagtttatagtttttattgagTTATCTTccttgaattttatggattctGAGATGGCACTCCACTCTTTTCTATTAACAGAATAGCGATAACGAGCCATTAGGAATGTACCATTGCCAGCATCACTACGAGGTATGTACTCTGCTTTATCTAATTCGTAAATATCTCCTAAGTCGAAATGAAGTGTAAGATATTTATCTTCTTTAGGATTCGACTGACCAGATGTACCCCAATCGGTATGCCATATCGATTTGAGATTTCCATCGGTAAGATTACACACTTCTTGACAAGGTTGACATGGCAAGTTACATGTGACTAACTCctgttattatgtatttcaaagGGTCGTCCATTACTATACCTGAAGTGTAGTCGGTCCATTCGGAAACTGTTTTATTCCAAGCAGTTCGAATCCTAAAGTTATGTTTACTGCTATATGCAAAAtctttaaatgtaaatgaattgcctttaatatttgtaaacacTGCACCATCTCTTTCGATTTCATAGAAATCTGCTTTACTACTTTCATCCCATTTGAGCGAAATTGATGTCGAAGTTGGTTCTTCGTCGATGACTTTAAGATTTTGCGGTTGTTCTAATTGTTTATTCAAAGAGAATAGCCCAAAAACTTCACCCTGATTAGTAAAATCGGTTACCTTGATTGCAATTTCATTCGCTGTGACGTCGAATTTttctattttgattaataaacacTTTTGTTTCGTCGCATCATATTCACTCAAATAGGAATTTATACAGAAGTCCTTATCAAAATAGTATGAATTATCTTGATTTTCAAATTCAGTAAGACTTtcagctttatttaaaattaaagatttccCATTAATAGCTACCTTTATATTTTCAATCTCTTGCGATGCCATTATTTGTATCAATGTGCTCCTTTCTTTAACCATATTTTTGTAAGATTTACGAGTTTTATGAATAGTTATTAATAGATCACCAACACGGTAAGATGTCGGTGCAATTGCTAAAATTTTGGTGGTAGCGTAATCgccttttaaatagtctaaagtAATGCCATCGTCTTCGTAAATTTTAAAGCTTGAAGTTCCATTTGGGTATAAAGTAAATATCCTAAGATCTCTTATTAATTCATATGGATTGTTGTGTGGTTTCGTCATCGGTACAATAGACccttcttttataaaaataggaaTCTTCCAGAGAGGCgtcagaatattattataaattttaccacCTTGATATTTTTTGCCGGTCATAAAATCAATCcatatttgatttgtatttggAAGATATATTCCATCGCGAACAGATGTTTCCATAACTTTTACGTCATTATAAATTGGAGCTACCAATATATTAGGACCCCACATGTACTGATACTGGGAGTCTTTTGTATAAGCAGATGTTTCTTCAGGAAATTCAAGGAACATAGCTCTTACCATTGGGAGTCCATATATAGACTCATATCCAATACTGTAATTATATGgcattaaaatagattttagcTTTAAATAGGctctattaatttttatagctTCCTCGTCGTAACTGAATGGAGTTTTTGGGGTGTTTCCCCATCCGTCCATGTTTAATTGTAATGGTGTAAAAGTTTTCCATTGATAATCTCGGatattaatttctttacaaCCACCTGCGTAAATGCCATCCATATCAGAACCTACAATCGGTAGACCTGATAGGCCTGCTCCGATATAAGTTGGAATATGAAATCGAATATATTCCCACTCCCCGCCTTTTTGATCGCCGCTCCAAATACCAGAATAGCGCTGCGTACCAGCCCATCCATCGACCATAATAATCATTGGTCTGACATTGGTTTTAGTTGCTTTCACAAATATAGTCGTAGCATTTTCAACTGCGCTAAGTCCAAAAGAATAACCTGAACCGATCCACGCGACATCGCATTTGAGTGCTACTACATTAGCAACACCTACTTCCTTACCTAAATCTCGCTCCCCTTTTTTAGGATTTAAGGGATCAACAGGGTGAAGATTGGATTCCGTCCATAAAGCGACTTCAACTCCATTTTGTAAAGAATAATCGACGAATTCTTTTAAATTCTGAATGTCGCCATCCAAAGAATCTGTTTGACCATACCCAGAACCGTAACCGTCGTTTGGTATAAACCAGCCTAAGGGTACATCGTGCTTTTTGTATCTGTCTATCATAGCACGAGCAGAAAATTGGTAGTTATTCTTTTCTCCATTTAATGATTctaaaataccttttttatcaCCAATTTCATTTGGTTTATAGCTTTTGTAATATTCCCCATCTTCAAAAAGTATCGCTCCTCGAGTGTCTGAGGTAACTTTTACCCAATAATCGCGATTAAAAGCATTTAAATGCGCTTCATAAAAAGCATACTCTGGCATCAAAAGCGGTTGTCCCGTTAACTCATAATAATCGTTCAAAATGTCTTTTggtatactattaataaaataatatgcatcAAAATCTTCACCTTTGTGAACTATTTCTATGAAATTATCGGACTTATC
Coding sequences within:
- the LOC113401939 gene encoding tRNA (adenine(37)-N6)-methyltransferase, with the translated sequence MTENIEFYQNQIALARTEIKNLRQRISALKHEHLKEIHNIKSTLSNLRCSNCAAEATSLVSIPDTDQASVSQTQSNEILFRPIGHIETSFANKRAVPRQPSVLTNSKGVIVIDTNVFNNPNHATTGLEEFSHLWIIFHFHIHDNVTVQSKVSPPRLGGKKCGVLASRSPHRPCPIGLSLVRLCHIEGNKIFFNGVDMVNGTPVLDIKPFIPQYDYPPANGDSPILTSLVRPPTEGTNDATETMVNLHVDDDSYSVRSVSPRLVQPIGIDTSSPLPRSPFGDIPSPVHEPATLISPSPESPTNEDLLDGPTRSPIRRVETERGSPDGQERFTPPQSATSLNVNQDGIRVASWVISPPSQRFQVVFTEDALQRLNDLIGDRAQAFKSNIENLLAEDPRSVYVRTRYPEHEYSCVLEDLSISCVFNDNSAMCTIIALRSAEELQN
- the LOC113401937 gene encoding LOW QUALITY PROTEIN: oligosaccharide 4-alpha-D-glucosyltransferase-like (The sequence of the model RefSeq protein was modified relative to this genomic sequence to represent the inferred CDS: deleted 1 base in 1 codon) → MVDNSEKVIGGIKFIIKTDSHYAIEFETGEKANLHILNNHVFRYYMAPSGIFLDFPIPINPDDVAKIVVKNINDYGFEAFRQSILDDVNTHYIVQTRDVQIVFDKIKGTMNIVDLRMNKEVLHEIKPLSYADCNSTQILKQHDDEYFFGGGMQNGRFSHKGEMIYIKNMNEWDDGGVTSPCPFYWSSYGYGVLRNTWQKGTYDFGDKSDNFIEIVHKGEDFDAYYFINSIPKDILNDYYELTGQPLLMPEYAFYEAHLNAFNRDYWVKVTSDTRGAILFEDGEYYKSYKPNEIGDKKGILESLNGEKNNYQFSARAMIDRYKKHDVPLGWFIPNDGYGSGYGQTDSLDGDIQNLKEFVDYSLQNGVEVALWTESNLHPVDPLNPKKGERDLGKEVGVANVVALKCDVAWIGSGYSFGLSAVENATTIFVKATKTNVRPMIIMVDGWAGTQRYSGIWSGDQKGGEWEYIRFHIPTYIGAGLSGLPIVGSDMDGIYAGGCKEINIRDYQWKTFTPLQLNMDGWGNTPKTPFSYDEEAIKINRAYLKLKSILMPYNYSIGYESIYGLPMVRAMFLEFPEETSAYTKDSQYQYMWGPNILVAPIYNDVKVMETSVRDGIYLPNTNQIWIDFMTGKKYQGGKIYNNILTPLWKIPIFIKEGSIVPMTKPHNNPYELIRDLRIFTLYPNGTSSFKIYEDDGITLDYLKGDYATTKILAIAPTSYRVGDLLITIHKTRKSYKNMVKERSTLIQIMASQEIENIKVAINGKSLILNKAESLTEFENQDNSYYFDKDFCINSYLSEYDATKQKCLLIKIEKFDVTANEIAIKVTDFTNQGEVFGLFSLNKQLEQPQNLKVIDEEPTSTSISLKWDESSKADFYEIERDGAVFTNIKGNSFTFKDFAYSSKHNFRIRTAWNKTVSEWTDYTSGIVMDDPLKYIITGLVTCNLPCQPCQEVCNLTDGNLKSIWHTDWGTSGQSNPKEDKYLTLHFDLGDIYELDKAEYIPRSDAGNGTFLMARYRYSVNRKEWSAISESIKFKEDNSIKTINFHGKKIRFIELSLLETVGDFGSGRQLLFFKM